A genomic segment from Zygotorulaspora mrakii chromosome 1, complete sequence encodes:
- the HOL1 gene encoding Hol1p — MDKYTDRSHPEYIPGTFNIYASGVPGTPVNDAFKVLKKDKNDVVLIPQPSDSPNDPLNWPKWRKLIHFGLLSFVTAFTAATSNDAGATQDSLNEIYGISYDSMNTGAGVLFLGVGCATLLLAPLSSLYGRKITYLICTTLGLFGAMWFALARRTADTIWSQLFVGISESCAEAQVQLSLNDIYFQHQIGSVLTVYILCTSIGTFLGPLIAGYIASLATFRWVGWVATIISGGLLIALIFGLEETYFDRNRYVTPLNPKLRSLNDDPNTSDNRSAYSVSEKMKGLAAMQTRERNITEEDIVNDNEMHDNTSEGQIDDKANDVEGKFEDDLIDNLRDGKSEGLLPYHKRIAIITKATNLKGWGLKQYFKYLFFNLRMLLFPPVWLSGLFWGIQDVFLSFYLTTEDTYFYDPPWNYSDYGVAIMNVPTLIGAVIGCVYAGIFSDYFVLWMARRNNGILEAEYRLYFSLAAALIGPAGLLMFGIGSDRSLPWQVIYVGLGFIGFSWGCSGDIAMAYLMDCYPDMVLEGMVCTAIINNSISCIFTFVCSDWLDASGTENTYIALAVINFGIALLALPSFYYGKRIRKWTKEWYNQSVDLRDVL; from the coding sequence ATGGATAAATATACCGATAGAAGCCATCCAGAATATATACCTGGTACTTTCAATATCTATGCCTCCGGGGTCCCTGGAACGCCGGTCAATGATGCTTTTAAAGTcctaaaaaaagataaaaatgatgttGTACTGATACCGCAGCCATCTGACTCGCCTAACGATCCATTAAACTGGCCAAAATGGAGAAAACTCATTCACTTTGGTTTGTTGTCTTTTGTCACTGCCTTCACTGCTGCTACCAGCAATGACGCTGGAGCAACGCAAGATTCACTAAATGAAATCTATGGTATTTCTTATGATTCCATGAACACGGGGGCAGGTGTTTTATTTCTGGGTGTGGGTTGCGCTACGTTGCTTCTTGCCCCGCTTTCTTCCCTGTATGGCAGGAAAATAACTTACTTGATTTGCACAACACTTGGTCTTTTCGGTGCCATGTGGTTTGCTCTCGCAAGAAGGACTGCTGACACAATTTGGTCGCAATTGTTCGTCGGCATAAGTGAATCATGCGCAGAGGCCCAGGTTCAATTGTCTCTGAATGATATTTactttcaacatcaaataGGTTCAGTGCTGACCGTTTACATTTTATGCACAAGTATTGGTACTTTTTTAGGACCGCTAATTGCTGGTTATATTGCTTCTTTGGCAACTTTTAGATGGGTGGGCTGGGTTGCTACAATAATTTCAGGAGGGTTGCTTATAGCACTTATATTCGGTCTCGAGGAAACTTACTTTGATAGAAATAGGTACGTGACTCCATTAAATCCCAAACTGCGCTCATTGAATGATGATCCGAATACATCTGATAACAGATCAGCCTATTCTGTGTCcgaaaaaatgaaaggaTTAGCTGCAATGCAAACTAGGGAAAGGAATATaactgaagaagatattgttAATGACAATGAGATGCATGATAACACAAGTGAGGGTCAGATCGATGACAAAGCGAATGATGTAGAAggtaaatttgaagatgatttaaTAGACAATTTGAGAGATGGTAAATCGGAAGGCCTCCTGCCTTATCACAAAAGAATTGCCATCATCACGAAGGCCACCAATTTGAAGGGTTGGGGGTTAAAGCAGTACTTCAAATATTTATTCTTCAACCTAAGAATGTTATTGTTTCCTCCAGTCTGGTTGTCAGGATTGTTTTGGGGCATTCAAGATGTCTTCCTATCATTTTATTTGACTACAGAGGACACTTACTTCTATGATCCTCCTTGGAATTACAGTGACTACGGTGTCGCAATTATGAATGTCCCAACACTAATAGGAGCCGTAATTGGTTGTGTATATGCAGGAATTTTCAGTGATTATTTTGTCCTTTGGATGGCTAGAAGAAACAATGGTATTTTAGAGGCCGAGTATAGATTGTATTTCTCATTAGCTGCAGCTTTAATTGGACCTGCTGGACTGCTAATGTTTGGCATTGGATCAGACCGCAGCTTGCCTTGGCAAGTTATTTATGTCGGCCTGGGTTTTATAGGTTTTAGTTGGGGCTGTTCAGGTGATATTGCGATGGCATATTTAATGGATTGCTATCCAGATATGGTATTGGAAGGGATGGTTTGCACAGCTATTATCAACAATTCTATTTCGTGTATTTTTACGTTTGTATGCTCCGACTGGTTGGATGCCTCTGGAACTGAAAATACGTACATAGCGTTGGCTGTGATTAACTTTGGCATCGCGCTCTTAGCTCTTCCGAGCTTCTACTACGgaaaaagaataagaaaGTGGACGAAAGAGTGGTATAATCAGTCGGTTGATCTGAGAGATGTTTTATAG
- the SAM3 gene encoding bifunctional polyamine/amino acid permease SAM3: MNMETESDKFTKTETTSTAVEARSDHSGSLINRIKDSFRPNELCTVPEDAEISELTDQEKIQLNLASQPYQKVLSQRHLTMIAIGGTLGTGLFIGLGYSLASGPASLLIGFLLVGTSMFCVVQSAAELSCQFPVSGSYATHVSRFIDQSIGFTVATNYALSWLISFPSELIGCSLTISYWNSSVNPAVWVAIFYVFIMGLNLFGVKGFAETEFVLSIFKILAIIIFIVIGIVLIAGGGPGTTGYIGTRYWHNPGSFAEPVFKNLCNTFVSAAFSFGGSELVLLTSTESKNISAISRAAKGTFWRIAIFYITTVVIIGCLVPYTDPRLLSGSTSEDITASPFVIALSNTGSMGGKVSNFMNVVILVAVVSVCNSCVYASSRLIQALGASGQLPSIFAYMDKKGRPLVGIGVSGIFGLLGFLVASNKQDEVFTWLFALCSISSFFTWFCICLSQVRFRMALRAQRRSKDEIAYKSMLGIYGGLLGCILNVLLIAGEIYVSAAPIGESSSAEGFFQYCLSIPIMIVVYFCHRFYRRDWKNWYIKTRNIDLDTACSVENKELFNAQRDAEKDLISSKPFYYRFYRFWC; this comes from the coding sequence ATGAATATGGAAACAGAGTCTGACAAGTTCACTAAAACAGAGACTACCTCAACAGCAGTAGAAGCACGTTCAGATCATTCAGGTTCGTTAATAAATAGGATAAAAGATTCATTCAGGCCAAATGAACTTTGCACGGTACCGGAAGATGCGGAAATCAGTGAGCTCActgatcaagaaaagattcaattgaatctGGCATCTCAACCCTACCAAAAAGTGCTAAGCCAGAGGCACTTAACTATGATTGCGATAGGAGGAACTTTAGGGACAGGCCTATTTATAGGTTTAGGCTACTCGTTGGCTTCTGGACCAGCATCTCTGTTGATAGGTTTTCTTCTCGTCGGTACGTCAATGTTTTGCGTAGTTCAGAGCGCAGCAGAGTTGTCGTGTCAATTTCCTGTTTCTGGCTCGTATGCAACTCATGTTAGCAGATTTATAGACCAGTCAATAGGTTTTACTGTCGCTACAAACTATGCCCTCTCTTGGTTAATATCATTCCCAAGTGAATTAATTGGTTGCTCACTCACAATAAGCTATTGGAACAGTAGTGTTAACCCTGCTGTTTGGGTGGccattttttatgtttttaTCATGGGCTTAAATCTCTTCGGTGTCAAAGGGTTTGCGGAGACTGAATTTGTTTTgtcaattttcaaaatcttaGCAATTATAATTTTCATCGTTATTGGTATAGTCTTGATTGCAGGAGGTGGACCAGGCACCACTGGGTATATTGGTACCCGTTATTGGCATAACCCTGGTTCTTTTGCTGAACCAGTTTTCAAGAACTTATGTAATACCTTCGTTTCAGCAGCATTCTCATTCGGGGGAAGTGAATTAGTGCTTTTAACAAGTACTGAGTCAAAAAACATTTCAGCCATATCTCGGGCTGCGAAAGGAACATTTTGGAGGATCGCCATTTTTTACATTACCACAGTTGTAATTATTGGGTGTTTAGTCCCTTATACTGATCCAAGACTGCTTAGTGGTTCAACTAGCGAAGATATCACAGCCTCTCCTTTTGTCATTGCGCTAAGTAATACAGGTTCTATGGGAGGGAAAGTATCGAATTTCATGAATGTTGTCATTTTAGTCGCAGTTGTTTCAGTATGCAACTCCTGTGTTTATGCATCTTCAAGGCTAATTCAAGCCTTAGGTGCATCCGGCCAACTTCCTAGCATTTTTGCATATATGGACAAAAAAGGCAGGCCTCTGGTCGGTATTGGCGTCAGTGGTATATTTGGCCTTTTAGGTTTCTTAGTAGCTTCAAATAAGCAAGATGAAGTTTTTACTTGGTTATTTGCTCTGTGTTCTATCTCGTCTTTTTTCACCTGGTTTTGCATTTGTTTGTCACAAGTTAGGTTCAGAATGGCACTAAGAGCGCAAAGAAGATCTAAAGACGAAATAGCATATAAGTCAATGCTTGGTATTTATGGGGGGCTTTTGGGATGTATTTTAAATGTACTGTTGATCGCTGGTGAAATTTACGTGTCAGCTGCTCCAATAGGGGAATCGAGTTCAGCCGAAggtttttttcaatattgttTGAGTATTCCAATTATGATAGTCGTTTACTTTTGTCACAGATTTTACCGTAGGGATTGGAAAAACTGGTACATAAAAACCAGAAATATTGATCTCGACACAGCTTGCTCAGTCGAAAATAAGGAACTTTTCAATGCCCAGAGAGATGCAGAGAAAGATCTCATCTCTTCGAAGCCTTTCTATTATCGTTTCTACAGATTTTGGTGCTAG